A single genomic interval of Pontibacter deserti harbors:
- the ftsY gene encoding signal recognition particle-docking protein FtsY, translating to MGIFDFFSKEKKQESLDKGLEKTKDSFFGQLSKAVIGKSTVDVEVLDELEEILVHADVGVETTVKIIDRIEKRVARDKYVNTSELDRILREEIAALLEENKAGDGANFDLPAGIKPYVIMVVGVNGVGKTTTIGKLAAQFHKAGKKVVLGAADTFRAAAVDQLIIWGERVGVPVISHGMNTDPASVAYDAVKKGVEIGADVVIIDTAGRLHNKVGLMNELSKIKRVMQKITEDTPHEVLLVLDGSTGQNALLQAREFTKATDVTALAITKLDGTAKGGVVIGISDEFKIPVKYIGVGEKIEDLQLFDKQQFVESFFSRKK from the coding sequence ATGGGAATTTTTGACTTTTTCAGCAAAGAGAAAAAACAGGAATCGCTGGACAAAGGGCTGGAGAAAACCAAAGACAGCTTTTTTGGACAACTGAGCAAAGCCGTTATCGGTAAATCTACAGTTGATGTAGAAGTACTGGACGAGCTGGAAGAAATCCTGGTGCATGCCGATGTGGGCGTTGAAACCACTGTAAAGATCATCGACCGCATTGAGAAACGTGTAGCCCGCGATAAATATGTAAATACATCGGAGCTGGACCGTATTCTGCGCGAAGAAATTGCTGCCCTGCTGGAAGAAAACAAAGCCGGCGACGGAGCAAACTTTGATCTGCCGGCAGGTATAAAACCATATGTAATTATGGTAGTAGGTGTGAACGGTGTAGGTAAAACTACAACGATTGGCAAGCTAGCTGCACAATTCCATAAAGCCGGTAAAAAAGTAGTGCTGGGCGCTGCCGATACCTTCCGTGCCGCTGCCGTTGATCAGTTGATCATCTGGGGCGAGCGTGTGGGCGTACCTGTTATATCGCATGGTATGAACACTGACCCTGCTTCTGTGGCTTACGATGCTGTGAAGAAGGGAGTGGAAATTGGTGCTGATGTAGTGATCATAGACACCGCTGGCCGACTGCACAATAAGGTTGGCTTGATGAACGAGCTTTCGAAGATCAAGCGTGTGATGCAGAAAATAACAGAAGATACCCCGCACGAAGTGTTGCTGGTATTGGATGGCAGCACAGGGCAAAATGCATTACTGCAGGCTCGCGAGTTTACCAAAGCCACAGACGTTACAGCACTTGCCATTACAAAGTTAGATGGCACGGCAAAAGGCGGCGTAGTGATCGGTATTTCGGATGAGTTTAAGATCCCAGTCAAGTATATTGGCGTGGGTGAGAAAATTGAAGACCTGCAATTGTTTGATAAGCAGCAGTTTGTGGAGTCGTTCTTCTCGCGTAAGAAGTAA
- a CDS encoding arginase family protein gives MIQLIGIPSFAGALYPGTDETPAALRKQGIQALLEQNGLPVSNWGDVVLPSYLPRHDIAPVRNWPAPHMVWEAIIKQGSSWFAPEKFNLLLGGDCSIIVGVADYLAKLYGEKLYLLIIDAHVDVVKPEPELCVGAAAMGLWFLTNENLLWQKPVSVDAGQIKVLGCQNPPAETYGITTITLQQLRQNIKNVSEAILASIPEDGRVLIHFDVDVIGKAEMPAAYAPSETGLTIAEAHELLTYLVADPRTIGMEVTEFSALKDTDGSNARSLVRLLADTLSKGLSTRKLQPEQEAILK, from the coding sequence ATGATACAGCTTATTGGCATACCTTCTTTTGCTGGTGCCCTTTACCCCGGAACCGATGAAACACCGGCTGCGCTGCGCAAACAAGGTATACAGGCTTTGCTGGAACAAAATGGCTTGCCTGTTTCTAATTGGGGCGATGTAGTGTTGCCATCTTACCTACCGCGCCATGACATAGCGCCCGTGCGTAACTGGCCTGCTCCGCATATGGTATGGGAAGCTATAATTAAACAGGGGAGTAGTTGGTTTGCGCCTGAAAAGTTTAACCTGCTATTGGGTGGTGATTGCAGTATAATAGTGGGTGTAGCAGATTACCTGGCTAAACTGTATGGAGAAAAGCTATACTTGTTGATTATAGATGCGCATGTAGATGTAGTTAAACCTGAACCTGAATTATGTGTAGGCGCAGCAGCCATGGGCTTATGGTTTTTAACTAACGAGAACCTGTTGTGGCAAAAGCCTGTAAGTGTAGATGCCGGGCAGATAAAAGTACTAGGTTGCCAGAATCCGCCTGCTGAAACATATGGCATCACAACTATAACCCTGCAGCAACTGCGCCAAAATATAAAAAATGTTTCTGAAGCTATACTTGCCAGCATCCCAGAGGATGGTAGGGTTCTTATCCATTTTGATGTGGATGTTATTGGTAAAGCAGAAATGCCCGCTGCCTATGCACCCAGCGAAACAGGTTTAACTATAGCTGAGGCTCATGAATTATTAACTTATCTTGTTGCAGATCCCCGAACTATAGGCATGGAAGTGACTGAATTTTCCGCATTAAAAGATACCGATGGTAGCAACGCTCGGAGCTTAGTCAGGCTACTTGCAGATACACTAAGCAAAGGCTTAAGTACGCGAAAATTGCAACCAGAACAAGAAGCTATACTTAAGTAG
- the hemB gene encoding porphobilinogen synthase encodes MITRRPRRNRQSEVIRNMVAETTLTLNDFIYPLFIIEGQSKKVEISSMPGINRFSIDTLLEEVNSCVELGVKAFAPFASIPEQLKDKMATESHNPEGLFPKAIREIKRNFPDVVLMTDVALDPYSSDGHDGIVENGEILNDETLEVLGKMALVQAQAGSDIVGPSDMMDGRVGHIRRVLDEAGYHKVGIMSYTAKYASSFYGPFRDALDSAPKKGDKKTYQMNFANSREALLEAELDTQEGADFLMVKPALAYLDIIKSLRDNSYLPIAAYNISGEYAMVKAAAQNGWIDGEKAMVEVLTSIKRAGADIILTYFAKEYAQYIRR; translated from the coding sequence ATGATAACAAGAAGACCAAGACGTAACCGTCAAAGCGAAGTTATCCGGAACATGGTGGCTGAAACCACGCTAACCCTGAATGACTTCATTTATCCGTTATTTATAATAGAAGGCCAGAGCAAAAAAGTAGAGATAAGCTCTATGCCTGGCATCAACCGCTTCTCTATCGACACCCTTTTAGAAGAAGTGAACAGCTGTGTGGAGTTAGGTGTAAAAGCTTTTGCCCCATTTGCAAGTATACCAGAACAGCTGAAAGATAAAATGGCCACGGAAAGCCATAACCCGGAAGGCTTGTTCCCGAAAGCGATCCGTGAGATCAAGAGAAATTTCCCGGATGTAGTGCTGATGACTGATGTTGCCCTGGACCCTTATAGTTCTGATGGTCATGATGGAATCGTGGAGAATGGCGAGATCCTGAATGATGAAACCTTAGAAGTTTTAGGCAAGATGGCGTTGGTACAAGCCCAAGCGGGTTCCGATATAGTTGGCCCTTCAGATATGATGGATGGCAGAGTTGGCCACATCAGACGTGTGCTGGACGAAGCAGGCTATCATAAGGTTGGCATTATGAGCTACACCGCAAAGTATGCCAGCTCGTTCTACGGTCCGTTCCGCGACGCACTGGACTCCGCCCCTAAGAAAGGTGACAAGAAAACTTACCAGATGAACTTTGCCAACAGCCGAGAAGCTTTATTAGAAGCAGAACTGGACACACAGGAAGGTGCTGACTTTCTGATGGTAAAACCAGCCCTGGCTTACCTGGACATCATCAAATCACTTCGCGACAACTCCTATCTGCCAATTGCAGCTTATAATATCAGTGGTGAATATGCCATGGTAAAAGCAGCAGCTCAAAATGGCTGGATAGATGGTGAAAAAGCCATGGTTGAAGTGCTGACAAGTATAAAACGTGCCGGCGCCGATATCATATTAACTTACTTTGCTAAAGAGTACGCACAGTACATCAGGAGGTAA
- the rpmB gene encoding 50S ribosomal protein L28, translated as MARVCDLTGKRPQVGNNVSHANNKTKRRFYPNLQKKRFYIPEEDAWITLKVSTSALRTINKNGITAVLKKAVEQGYILY; from the coding sequence ATGGCACGAGTTTGCGACCTAACCGGTAAAAGACCTCAAGTAGGAAATAACGTATCACACGCTAACAATAAAACGAAGCGTAGATTCTATCCAAACCTTCAGAAGAAGCGTTTTTACATCCCTGAAGAAGATGCTTGGATTACACTTAAAGTTTCTACTTCAGCTTTAAGAACGATCAACAAGAATGGTATCACTGCTGTTCTTAAGAAAGCAGTAGAGCAAGGCTATATCCTGTACTAA
- a CDS encoding DUF4295 domain-containing protein, with protein MAKKVVATLKTATGKDWAKVIKAVKSPKTGAYSFKEEMVPVDKVQEVLAK; from the coding sequence ATGGCTAAGAAGGTAGTTGCAACCCTAAAGACCGCCACAGGTAAAGACTGGGCAAAAGTGATCAAAGCCGTTAAGTCGCCAAAAACTGGTGCTTATAGCTTTAAAGAAGAAATGGTTCCTGTTGACAAAGTGCAGGAAGTTCTTGCAAAGTAA
- a CDS encoding aminopeptidase P N-terminal domain-containing protein: MAAIRLCVLLVWATITAATAQSRVSPDKPSDTLDKEFHRQRREQLRKQLPARSVAVFFAAPVRNRSNDVDHYYHQDPDFYYLTGYTEPNAVLIVYAEPQTINGKQVKELLFVQPNNAQAELWNGKRLGVEGSAATLGITTQPNTAFKSYLDKADLQQVYIKPLPTDVRDDERDNADLYSLVEQFRAKNVKADEKALEIVMGQMREEKTPEEINLLRKAVTISALGQIEVMKAMQPNMSELEVQGLHEFVHNKYGAHHVGYPSIVGAGNNGCVLHYIESGKPSISNNELVLMDVGAEYKGYTADVTRTIPANGKFSPEQKAIYELVLKAQDAGIEQCKVGNDFSAPGQAAQEVIAEGLVKLGIIKNKSEARRYFPHGTSHYIGLDVHDAGTYGPFKANSVITVEPGIYIPDGSPCDKKWWGIGIRIEDDILITDKGWENLSKLAPRTVADIEKAMAQPSALDDFKLPEIK; encoded by the coding sequence ATGGCCGCCATCCGGCTATGCGTGCTGCTTGTTTGGGCAACTATAACAGCTGCCACGGCACAGTCGCGTGTATCCCCGGACAAGCCATCTGATACTTTAGATAAAGAATTTCACCGGCAACGGAGAGAGCAGCTGCGTAAGCAACTACCTGCTCGCTCCGTTGCTGTTTTTTTTGCCGCCCCTGTTCGTAACCGTTCCAACGATGTAGATCACTACTATCATCAGGATCCGGATTTTTATTACCTGACCGGCTATACCGAGCCAAATGCAGTACTTATAGTTTATGCCGAGCCGCAAACTATAAATGGCAAGCAGGTAAAGGAATTGCTGTTTGTGCAGCCCAATAATGCACAAGCCGAGTTATGGAATGGCAAACGCCTGGGCGTAGAAGGATCTGCTGCTACATTAGGTATAACTACTCAACCTAACACAGCTTTTAAATCTTATTTAGATAAAGCAGACCTGCAACAGGTATACATTAAACCTTTGCCTACCGATGTGCGCGACGACGAACGCGATAATGCCGACCTTTATAGTTTAGTAGAGCAGTTCAGGGCAAAGAATGTAAAGGCTGATGAAAAGGCGCTGGAAATTGTAATGGGGCAGATGCGTGAGGAGAAAACTCCGGAAGAGATTAATCTTTTGCGTAAAGCTGTCACCATCTCGGCTCTTGGCCAGATAGAAGTGATGAAGGCAATGCAGCCCAATATGTCGGAGCTGGAAGTGCAAGGTTTACACGAGTTTGTGCATAATAAGTATGGCGCACATCATGTCGGTTATCCGTCTATAGTTGGTGCCGGTAACAATGGTTGTGTACTGCATTATATTGAGAGCGGCAAACCAAGTATAAGTAACAACGAACTGGTGCTGATGGATGTGGGAGCCGAATACAAAGGCTACACCGCCGATGTTACCCGCACAATACCTGCCAATGGTAAATTCTCTCCTGAACAAAAAGCTATTTACGAACTGGTTTTAAAAGCGCAAGACGCTGGTATTGAACAGTGTAAAGTTGGCAATGATTTCTCGGCGCCCGGCCAGGCAGCACAGGAAGTTATTGCAGAAGGGCTCGTGAAATTAGGTATTATTAAAAATAAATCTGAAGCGCGCCGTTACTTCCCGCATGGTACCTCTCATTACATTGGCCTCGATGTGCACGATGCCGGTACTTACGGGCCGTTTAAAGCCAATTCGGTTATTACCGTAGAGCCGGGTATTTACATACCTGATGGCAGCCCTTGCGATAAAAAGTGGTGGGGGATAGGTATACGCATCGAAGACGATATTCTGATCACGGATAAAGGCTGGGAAAACCTGTCTAAACTTGCCCCCCGCACCGTAGCTGATATTGAAAAAGCCATGGCGCAACCAAGTGCGCTGGATGACTTCAAACTTCCGGAGATCAAGTAG
- the rocD gene encoding ornithine--oxo-acid transaminase, translating into MNTQTISSSQEAIDIEHKYGAHNYHPLPVVLTRGEGVHLWDVEGKHYYDFLSAYSAVNQGHCHPRIINALTEQAQQLTLTSRAFYNDKLGIAEKYICEYFGYDKALYMNSGAEAVETAIKLARKWGYTKKGLAPNSAEIIVVEHNFHGRTTGIISFSTDPDSTKGFGPYMPGYKVVPYNDANALELALKENPNVCGFLVEPIQGEAGVMVPDEGYLAKCHALCKEYNVLMITDEIQTGIGRTGKLLASYYDDVKADILILGKALSGGVLPVSCVLANDDIMLCIQPGEHGSTFGGNPLAAAVAMAALDVIKDEQLTDNALKLGHIFRERMNQIKMERPELVTTVRGRGLLNAIIIEPTVDGRTAWDVCVLLMERGLLAKPTHGDIIRFAPPLVITEEQLHECCDIIESVLMQF; encoded by the coding sequence ATGAACACACAGACCATTTCATCGAGCCAGGAAGCCATAGACATTGAGCACAAGTATGGCGCCCATAATTACCATCCGCTACCCGTTGTACTTACTCGTGGCGAAGGCGTACACCTTTGGGATGTAGAAGGCAAACACTACTACGATTTCCTGTCAGCATACAGCGCTGTGAATCAGGGCCACTGCCACCCGCGCATTATCAATGCTCTTACCGAGCAGGCACAACAGCTTACACTAACTTCAAGAGCTTTTTATAACGACAAACTTGGCATAGCTGAAAAGTACATCTGCGAGTATTTTGGCTACGACAAAGCACTATACATGAACTCCGGCGCTGAAGCCGTAGAGACCGCCATTAAACTTGCCCGCAAATGGGGATATACCAAAAAGGGATTAGCCCCAAACAGTGCCGAGATTATTGTTGTAGAGCATAACTTCCATGGTCGAACTACCGGTATCATCTCCTTCTCCACCGACCCTGATTCTACAAAAGGTTTCGGGCCATACATGCCGGGCTATAAAGTTGTACCTTATAATGATGCTAATGCGCTGGAACTGGCCCTGAAAGAGAACCCGAACGTATGCGGTTTCTTGGTTGAGCCCATACAAGGTGAAGCTGGCGTAATGGTGCCAGACGAAGGTTACCTTGCTAAGTGCCACGCTCTCTGCAAAGAGTATAACGTGCTCATGATCACCGATGAAATACAAACAGGCATAGGCCGTACCGGAAAGCTACTCGCCAGTTATTACGACGACGTCAAGGCTGACATTCTTATACTTGGCAAAGCGTTATCAGGTGGCGTGCTGCCAGTTTCATGCGTGCTTGCCAACGATGATATAATGCTTTGTATACAACCTGGTGAGCATGGATCTACTTTTGGTGGTAATCCATTGGCCGCAGCCGTAGCAATGGCAGCACTGGATGTTATTAAAGACGAGCAACTGACCGATAATGCACTGAAACTGGGCCACATCTTCCGGGAGCGTATGAACCAGATAAAAATGGAGCGCCCTGAATTGGTAACTACTGTACGTGGCCGTGGCTTATTGAATGCCATTATAATTGAGCCAACTGTTGACGGACGTACTGCCTGGGATGTTTGTGTGCTATTGATGGAGAGAGGTCTGCTGGCCAAGCCTACTCACGGTGACATTATTCGTTTTGCACCGCCGTTGGTTATTACCGAAGAGCAACTGCACGAGTGCTGCGATATCATCGAATCAGTGCTGATGCAGTTTTAG
- a CDS encoding carboxypeptidase regulatory-like domain-containing protein — protein sequence MKSFLFSALLLLAACCGSKQGKATTGSETETITLATQVQQSQAAIKQGITSRVLWESGNQMPSPDAPPTESKRGVQRTVYVYELTNANQVTTQNGVFHTNIQTNLVAQVVTDANGFFSVSLKPGKYSLFTKEEKGLYANLFDGENNIFPVEVKEGQVTTIEFLINYQASY from the coding sequence ATGAAGAGTTTTCTGTTTTCGGCGCTGCTATTGCTGGCAGCCTGTTGCGGTAGCAAGCAGGGCAAGGCAACTACAGGCTCAGAAACAGAAACTATAACTTTAGCTACGCAGGTGCAGCAAAGCCAGGCAGCTATAAAGCAAGGTATAACTAGCCGCGTTTTATGGGAATCCGGCAACCAGATGCCTTCGCCTGATGCACCGCCAACCGAAAGCAAACGTGGTGTGCAACGTACGGTTTATGTCTACGAGCTCACCAATGCAAACCAGGTTACCACACAAAACGGTGTATTTCACACCAACATTCAAACTAATTTAGTAGCTCAGGTTGTTACAGATGCTAACGGATTCTTTTCTGTTAGCCTGAAGCCCGGCAAGTATAGCCTTTTCACGAAAGAAGAGAAGGGCTTATACGCCAACCTTTTTGACGGTGAGAATAACATTTTCCCGGTTGAAGTGAAGGAAGGGCAGGTTACAACTATAGAGTTTCTGATAAATTATCAAGCAAGTTATTAA
- a CDS encoding DUF5522 domain-containing protein, producing the protein MQPLIEGEDYYLNEQGLMVFTAKYHLKRGYCCESGCRHCPYGFRKKQREANQSKD; encoded by the coding sequence ATGCAACCGCTAATAGAAGGAGAAGATTATTATTTAAATGAGCAGGGACTAATGGTATTTACAGCTAAGTACCACCTGAAACGCGGCTACTGTTGTGAGAGCGGGTGCCGGCACTGCCCATATGGTTTCCGGAAGAAGCAGCGAGAAGCAAATCAGAGCAAGGATTAA
- the rpmG gene encoding 50S ribosomal protein L33, which produces MAKKAKGNRIQVIMECTEHKNSGMPGTSRYITTKNRKNTAERLELKKYNPVLKKVTVHKEIK; this is translated from the coding sequence ATGGCTAAAAAAGCAAAAGGTAATAGAATCCAGGTTATTATGGAGTGCACAGAGCATAAAAATTCTGGCATGCCTGGAACTTCAAGGTACATCACTACCAAAAACAGAAAGAATACTGCTGAGCGTTTAGAGCTTAAGAAGTATAACCCGGTGTTGAAAAAAGTAACTGTACATAAAGAAATTAAATAA
- a CDS encoding S8 family serine peptidase produces the protein MRRLSLWITALTLVTTTTAIAQRTAPTNKLELERFSVAAAKDYKANRAKALELAKKHGWVIEKTSSDGRHISLQGIDSKGMPIYYITDNNSRAAATVGTDQVWVGGSLGLALSGASSAVGDKLAIWDGGRVRTSHQELNSRVVQQDGATTVSDHATHVAGTMAASGVNLLAKGMAYQTKKLYAYDFSNDVSEMAAAAKNLLVSNHSYGSISGWRYNPDRKGGTTDPYWEWWGNPDISTFEDYKFGYYDNSAAQWDKIAYDAPYYLMVKSSGNNRSENGPAPGQPYFRRSRTGSFELIAARGNISNNNGYDIISTYGTAKNVLTVGAVEPISNGYQQTSDVKISSFSSWGPTDDGRIKPDIVGNGVNLLSSLGTSNNAYGVMSGTSMAAPNVSGSLLLLQEHYANTMNGSVMRSATLKGLVIHTADEAGIAAGPDYIHGWGLLNVGRAAMTITDSKRAGTPLYKHLIEERQLQQGETYNLDVVASGTGPLVVTIAWTDPEATPIELATIALNNRAPRLVNDLDVRIFHDGTTYQPWTLNPAAPTAAATPGDNILDNVEQILIANPAPGETYKISVRHKGTLSKGPQAYSILASGVGGAIYCTSAPTSEQGSRIESVAIDGTTISPAGTPGCTTYSNNTEAIFSIEAGQTRNIQIKPGTCTTNAAKIAKVFIDWNANGSFTDAGEEAAVSSVIDDNTTINAAVTAPTNITIGYKVRMRVVLSETTDATTIASCGTYSNGETQDYLVQLNKPAKDIAALSISTIDEVICATPSQIVSVRLRNNGSTIQSNIPVKVAVRKNGTEVTQLNTVYKGSINPSREGELTLPAFSTEAGATYELIAEAGLQGDVIPSNNQKAFILTVPGTESAPQVSIQRCGNDPNYSFTGTGNGSIYWYNSATDTNPVAIGNQFQFPADKVGTTMYAGINDLNVSVGYTKKSDLSYGDYNQFDPDVYVKAYAPVVLESARLYIGNAGKITFTVFDENDAAVSIRTIDATPTRSTPGPGPLPNDPADQGEVYYLGLKLPAAGNYTIAVDFESTTGATLFRNNKANVPYPMGVPNVFEITGNSASTESNTYYYYFYDLKVKALGCKSERIEVQVKGKNAIDQAVITRNGEVLTSNAATGNQWFLNGSPIPGATDQNYTPTESGKYSLIATVDGCVSKTSEVYNFVYKPGAAELNGKVIIARNPSSGIFILAAELVPTDVIRYEVYDILGKPLKTGLVEKHNGMYEGDIDLSANASGVYFMRIHYNDETFVQKLVLQR, from the coding sequence ATGAGAAGATTGAGCCTTTGGATCACAGCTCTAACCTTAGTTACGACCACCACGGCAATTGCACAGCGTACAGCACCAACTAACAAGCTTGAGTTAGAAAGATTTTCAGTAGCCGCAGCAAAAGACTATAAAGCAAACAGGGCTAAAGCTCTGGAGTTGGCAAAAAAACATGGCTGGGTTATTGAGAAAACATCTTCTGACGGTCGTCACATCTCCTTACAAGGCATTGACTCTAAAGGAATGCCTATTTACTATATTACTGATAACAACTCACGTGCGGCTGCCACAGTAGGCACTGATCAGGTATGGGTAGGCGGATCACTTGGGCTTGCACTTAGCGGAGCAAGTAGCGCAGTAGGCGATAAATTAGCTATCTGGGATGGTGGCCGTGTACGCACTTCTCATCAGGAGCTAAATAGCCGTGTGGTACAGCAGGACGGAGCAACTACAGTTAGCGACCATGCTACACACGTAGCCGGAACTATGGCAGCATCAGGAGTAAACTTGTTGGCAAAAGGCATGGCGTATCAGACAAAAAAATTATATGCATATGATTTTAGTAATGACGTGTCTGAGATGGCCGCCGCAGCCAAGAATTTATTAGTTTCTAATCATTCTTATGGCTCTATAAGCGGTTGGCGCTATAATCCTGATCGTAAAGGTGGCACTACTGATCCGTACTGGGAATGGTGGGGTAATCCGGATATTAGCACCTTTGAAGACTACAAGTTTGGTTATTATGATAACAGTGCAGCGCAATGGGATAAAATAGCATATGATGCACCCTATTATCTGATGGTAAAATCGTCTGGCAACAACCGCAGCGAAAACGGCCCGGCACCAGGACAACCATATTTCCGCCGTTCAAGAACCGGATCTTTTGAGCTGATAGCTGCAAGAGGCAATATAAGCAACAATAATGGTTACGATATTATTTCTACCTATGGAACTGCTAAAAATGTACTTACTGTAGGTGCAGTAGAGCCTATCTCTAATGGTTACCAGCAGACTTCTGATGTAAAAATCTCTTCCTTTAGCAGTTGGGGTCCTACTGACGATGGCCGTATAAAACCAGACATTGTGGGTAATGGCGTAAACCTGCTATCTTCTCTAGGTACAAGCAATAATGCGTATGGTGTAATGAGTGGTACATCAATGGCAGCCCCTAATGTATCAGGTTCATTACTATTGCTACAAGAACATTATGCCAATACCATGAACGGCAGTGTGATGCGTTCTGCGACACTTAAAGGCCTCGTGATACATACAGCCGATGAGGCAGGTATTGCAGCTGGTCCTGACTATATACATGGTTGGGGATTATTGAATGTGGGACGCGCTGCTATGACCATAACTGATTCAAAACGTGCTGGCACACCACTTTACAAACATTTGATAGAAGAACGTCAGTTACAGCAGGGCGAAACCTATAACCTAGATGTTGTTGCTTCAGGAACAGGACCACTGGTAGTAACAATTGCTTGGACTGACCCAGAGGCAACTCCAATTGAACTGGCAACAATTGCGCTTAATAACCGAGCACCTCGGTTGGTAAACGACTTAGATGTAAGAATTTTTCATGATGGCACTACCTATCAGCCATGGACATTAAATCCAGCAGCTCCAACAGCTGCCGCAACTCCCGGAGATAACATACTGGACAATGTAGAGCAAATTCTTATCGCAAACCCGGCCCCCGGTGAAACATACAAGATAAGTGTACGCCACAAAGGCACTTTATCCAAAGGGCCACAGGCATACTCTATACTTGCAAGTGGTGTTGGTGGCGCAATTTATTGTACTTCGGCTCCAACATCAGAACAAGGTTCCAGAATAGAAAGTGTAGCAATAGACGGCACTACCATTTCTCCGGCAGGTACACCTGGATGCACGACTTATAGCAACAATACAGAAGCGATATTCTCGATAGAAGCCGGCCAAACCAGAAATATCCAGATTAAGCCAGGCACCTGCACTACCAATGCAGCTAAGATTGCAAAGGTATTTATCGACTGGAATGCCAATGGCAGCTTTACTGATGCCGGTGAAGAAGCTGCCGTATCATCAGTAATAGATGATAATACTACTATAAATGCCGCTGTTACTGCTCCTACAAATATTACAATAGGTTATAAAGTTCGTATGCGTGTTGTATTATCAGAAACTACAGATGCTACTACTATAGCATCATGTGGCACATATAGTAATGGCGAAACACAAGATTATCTGGTCCAGCTTAATAAACCGGCTAAAGACATTGCTGCCTTAAGTATCAGCACCATTGATGAAGTTATATGTGCAACGCCAAGCCAAATTGTAAGTGTAAGGCTTCGTAACAATGGCTCAACAATACAGAGCAATATTCCTGTTAAAGTTGCTGTGCGTAAAAATGGAACAGAAGTAACTCAGTTGAATACAGTTTATAAAGGTTCAATTAATCCATCACGAGAGGGAGAACTAACGTTGCCGGCATTCTCAACTGAAGCAGGCGCGACTTATGAGCTTATTGCAGAAGCAGGATTACAGGGAGATGTAATTCCTTCAAATAACCAAAAAGCATTTATCCTGACTGTACCTGGTACTGAAAGTGCTCCACAGGTCTCTATTCAGCGTTGCGGAAATGACCCGAACTACTCTTTTACCGGAACAGGTAACGGTTCAATTTACTGGTATAACTCTGCTACAGATACCAATCCGGTGGCTATAGGAAATCAATTCCAATTCCCGGCTGATAAAGTAGGAACTACTATGTATGCAGGTATTAATGATCTGAATGTAAGTGTAGGCTATACCAAGAAATCTGATTTAAGCTATGGAGACTACAACCAATTCGACCCTGATGTCTATGTTAAAGCTTATGCTCCGGTAGTTCTTGAGAGTGCCAGGCTTTATATTGGAAACGCAGGCAAAATTACATTTACAGTATTCGATGAGAATGATGCAGCCGTATCTATCAGAACAATAGATGCTACGCCTACACGATCAACACCTGGACCAGGCCCTCTTCCTAACGATCCTGCTGACCAGGGTGAGGTTTATTATTTAGGATTAAAATTACCAGCCGCAGGAAACTATACAATTGCAGTTGATTTTGAAAGTACAACTGGTGCGACACTGTTCAGAAACAACAAAGCAAATGTTCCATACCCTATGGGCGTACCAAATGTTTTTGAGATAACTGGAAACTCTGCATCAACTGAATCCAATACTTATTACTACTACTTCTACGATCTTAAGGTGAAGGCTCTTGGCTGTAAAAGTGAACGTATAGAAGTACAGGTAAAAGGTAAAAACGCTATAGACCAAGCTGTTATTACACGTAATGGCGAAGTTCTTACATCAAATGCAGCAACTGGAAATCAGTGGTTTTTAAATGGTAGCCCTATACCAGGTGCTACAGATCAAAACTATACACCAACTGAGAGTGGTAAATACAGCCTGATAGCTACAGTAGATGGCTGCGTTTCAAAAACATCTGAAGTTTATAATTTTGTTTATAAACCAGGCGCAGCAGAACTGAATGGTAAAGTCATTATTGCCCGTAACCCAAGCTCTGGCATATTCATACTTGCTGCAGAACTTGTCCCAACTGATGTAATCAGGTATGAAGTGTATGATATCCTTGGCAAGCCACTTAAAACAGGTTTAGTAGAGAAGCATAACGGCATGTATGAGGGCGACATCGATTTATCAGCCAATGCCAGTGGTGTATACTTTATGCGAATTCATTATAATGATGAAACTTTTGTGCAGAAGCTTGTGCTACAACGCTAA